In Nitrospiria bacterium, the following proteins share a genomic window:
- the nrdR gene encoding transcriptional regulator NrdR has product MRCPFCTHLEDRVVDSRLSKEGESIRRRRECLKCEGRFTTYERIEEVLPLVIKKDSRREPFDRQKILQGLKKACEKRPISIGTLEEVADRIEKETQELGVKEVQSTKIGEQVMNSLHHLDQVAYVRFASVYREFKDINEFLEELKDLLKEDRKEKLDQQPGS; this is encoded by the coding sequence ATGCGCTGTCCATTTTGTACTCATTTAGAAGATCGCGTAGTCGATTCTCGCTTAAGCAAAGAAGGGGAGTCCATTCGCCGCCGCCGGGAGTGCCTAAAATGCGAGGGCCGGTTTACCACCTACGAGCGGATTGAAGAGGTTCTTCCCCTGGTCATTAAAAAGGATAGTCGCCGGGAACCCTTTGATCGACAGAAAATTCTTCAAGGGTTAAAAAAAGCCTGTGAAAAGAGACCGATCAGTATCGGTACACTGGAAGAAGTCGCAGATCGAATTGAGAAAGAGACCCAAGAATTAGGAGTGAAAGAGGTTCAAAGTACTAAAATCGGTGAGCAGGTGATGAACTCCCTCCACCACCTGGATCAAGTGGCTTATGTTCGTTTTGCATCGGTTTACCGGGAATTTAAAGACATCAACGAATTCTTGGAGGAACTCAAAGATCTCCTCAAAGAGGATCGAAAAGAAAAACTGGATCAGCAACCCGGCTCGTAA
- the glyA gene encoding serine hydroxymethyltransferase yields MKENPPPRLKETDPDIYRAIQSEKHREKEKIILIASENYASRAVMEALGSVFTNKYAEGYPRRRYYGGCEFVDDAEELAIERAKKLFGAEHVNVQAHSGSQANMAVYFSVLNPGDTLMGMNLAHGGHLTHGSPVSFSGILYRPVFYGVKPETGLIDYDQAESLAKEHHPKLIVVGASAYSRVIDFKRFREIADQAGALLMADIAHPAGLVAAGLHPNPFPYADFVTTTTHKTLRGPRGGMVMCKEVHAKAVDKKIFPGLQGGPLMHVIAAKAVAFQEAMLPTFRTYQEKIVENAKAMAEGLIQRGYQIISGGTDTHLMLVDLRQKGITGAEAEAALDRAGLTVNKNAIPNDPNPPRVTSGIRLGTPIVSTRGMGVPEMKKIVALMDSVLKSPQDEKVLKKVRAEVKALCRRFPLFSYS; encoded by the coding sequence ATGAAAGAAAACCCTCCGCCCCGGTTAAAAGAAACCGATCCGGATATTTATCGGGCCATTCAATCCGAGAAACACCGGGAAAAAGAAAAAATAATTCTGATTGCATCGGAAAATTATGCAAGCCGTGCGGTGATGGAGGCACTGGGATCCGTTTTTACCAATAAGTATGCGGAGGGATACCCCCGGCGTCGTTATTATGGGGGGTGTGAATTTGTGGATGATGCGGAAGAGTTGGCCATTGAAAGGGCCAAAAAACTTTTCGGGGCCGAGCATGTCAATGTCCAAGCCCATTCCGGTTCTCAAGCCAATATGGCCGTCTATTTTTCGGTTTTAAACCCAGGGGATACCCTGATGGGAATGAATTTGGCCCATGGCGGGCATTTAACCCACGGAAGTCCTGTGAGTTTTTCAGGGATACTTTACCGTCCCGTTTTTTACGGAGTGAAACCTGAAACCGGTTTAATCGATTATGATCAGGCCGAGTCCCTGGCAAAAGAACATCATCCAAAGCTGATTGTGGTAGGGGCCAGCGCCTACTCTCGGGTCATTGACTTTAAACGGTTTCGCGAAATTGCCGATCAGGCAGGCGCCCTTTTAATGGCGGATATTGCTCATCCCGCGGGTTTGGTTGCGGCTGGGCTTCATCCGAATCCTTTTCCTTATGCGGACTTTGTGACCACCACGACCCACAAAACCCTCCGGGGGCCTCGGGGAGGGATGGTCATGTGCAAAGAGGTTCACGCGAAGGCAGTGGATAAAAAAATCTTTCCCGGGCTTCAAGGAGGCCCCCTCATGCATGTCATTGCCGCAAAAGCGGTGGCCTTCCAAGAAGCCATGCTCCCAACGTTTCGGACTTACCAGGAAAAAATTGTTGAAAATGCCAAAGCCATGGCGGAGGGCTTGATTCAAAGGGGCTATCAAATCATTTCAGGGGGAACCGATACCCATCTGATGTTGGTGGATTTACGGCAAAAGGGAATTACCGGGGCTGAGGCGGAGGCGGCTCTGGATCGGGCAGGCCTTACTGTCAACAAAAACGCCATTCCAAACGACCCCAATCCCCCCCGCGTCACCAGCGGAATTCGCTTAGGCACCCCCATTGTTTCAACACGCGGTATGGGTGTTCCGGAAATGAAAAAAATTGTTGCGTTAATGGATTCTGTTTTGAAGTCCCCCCAGGATGAAAAGGTTCTGAAAAAGGTTCGGGCAGAGGTCAAAGCACTGTGCCGTCGCTTTCCACTTTTTTCTTATTCTTAA
- the rpiB gene encoding ribose 5-phosphate isomerase B, translating to MQVAIGSDHAGHGLKEKIKALMQNLGLKTLDFGTDGEASVDYPDYGIKVAEAVSEGSVDKGILICGTGIGMSIVANKYPGVRAALCHDSFTARVSREHNDANVLVLGGRVLDHENALEMVKEWFSTDFEGGRHGRRLQKIKELEKATMNSKSKKD from the coding sequence ATGCAAGTTGCTATTGGAAGTGATCATGCGGGGCATGGGTTAAAAGAGAAAATCAAAGCCCTCATGCAAAATTTGGGTTTAAAAACACTGGATTTCGGAACCGACGGAGAGGCTTCCGTAGATTATCCGGATTATGGGATTAAAGTGGCCGAGGCGGTTTCGGAGGGGAGCGTGGATAAGGGAATTTTAATCTGTGGAACAGGAATTGGTATGTCCATCGTTGCCAATAAGTATCCAGGGGTTCGTGCTGCATTGTGCCATGATTCCTTTACGGCCCGGGTGAGCCGGGAGCATAATGATGCCAACGTGCTGGTTTTAGGAGGGCGTGTTTTAGACCATGAGAATGCGTTGGAGATGGTTAAGGAATGGTTTTCAACAGATTTTGAAGGGGGCCGCCATGGCCGACGGTTACAAAAAATTAAAGAGTTAGAGAAAGCAACCATGAATTCCAAAAGTAAAAAGGATTAA
- a CDS encoding DUF721 domain-containing protein: MKKKYPQPIAPILSGIVERYGLQTNLQVENLKKNWEQIAGPQLAEHTLPISLRFRKLTLLVDSPSWTQQINFIRPGLLDQIKAFQKNLDVAEIGFRIGPLPEKKPAMDKETPGSTFLSEDEFNFIQESLKPIQDPKIQESFRRVMVRALLAKGPTHP; the protein is encoded by the coding sequence ATGAAGAAAAAATATCCCCAGCCCATTGCTCCTATTTTATCTGGGATCGTTGAGCGATACGGGCTTCAAACCAACCTCCAGGTGGAAAACCTAAAAAAAAACTGGGAACAAATCGCCGGACCCCAATTGGCAGAGCATACCCTGCCCATCTCCCTCCGGTTCCGAAAATTAACTCTTTTGGTGGACAGCCCTTCTTGGACACAACAAATTAATTTTATTCGCCCAGGGCTATTGGATCAAATTAAGGCATTTCAAAAAAATTTGGATGTGGCCGAAATCGGCTTTAGAATAGGACCCCTTCCGGAGAAAAAACCTGCCATGGACAAGGAAACCCCAGGGTCTACCTTCCTATCCGAGGATGAATTCAATTTTATTCAGGAATCTTTAAAACCGATTCAGGATCCAAAAATACAGGAATCTTTCCGGAGGGTCATGGTACGGGCTTTACTGGCGAAGGGGCCCACCCACCCTTAA
- a CDS encoding AAA family ATPase has product MKEKNLPPEFSSPLIPEANVLMSTHPKGRGPLTSIESTLKEEVVGQDPAVLAIIRALVRAATGFRNKERPIATFFFSGPSGVGKTETARALARAIHHDPKAWLKIDCSEFGEPHTVSRLIGSPPGYMGSDMPAILDKTEVEARKWNVVVFDEIEKAHPSLHNLLLQVMDEGSVTVTRRSVQEETRVDFTSSILILTSNVGSRAVSRLLEEQQIGFKGVNPTRPEAVDQQINQAVRREMEKTFSPEFRNRISDFVVFQPLREEDLFGVLEKILKKSYERFAEKGFAVNLTPRMKRFLVCEENNPEMGARPLLNRVERFIDGKIAELYSLGEIKMGDYIVADFQGNEEVIFRRAERVSITVQANFSTLGKTTPTPLDDPPP; this is encoded by the coding sequence GTGAAAGAGAAAAATTTACCACCGGAATTTTCAAGCCCGCTTATTCCCGAGGCCAACGTTTTAATGTCCACCCACCCCAAAGGCCGAGGGCCCCTCACCTCCATTGAATCCACTTTAAAGGAAGAGGTCGTGGGACAAGATCCCGCAGTGTTAGCGATCATCCGGGCATTGGTTCGGGCGGCCACGGGCTTTCGAAATAAAGAACGCCCTATTGCGACCTTTTTCTTCTCAGGGCCCAGCGGGGTTGGAAAAACGGAGACCGCAAGGGCACTGGCGAGAGCCATTCACCACGATCCCAAAGCCTGGTTAAAAATTGACTGCTCCGAGTTTGGTGAACCCCATACCGTTTCACGACTGATTGGAAGCCCCCCCGGATATATGGGAAGCGACATGCCTGCCATATTGGATAAAACGGAGGTGGAGGCGAGAAAATGGAATGTGGTTGTTTTTGATGAAATCGAAAAGGCCCATCCTTCTCTTCACAATTTACTCCTTCAGGTAATGGATGAAGGATCCGTCACGGTCACGCGCCGAAGTGTCCAGGAGGAAACGCGGGTTGATTTTACCTCTTCCATTTTGATCCTCACCAGTAATGTGGGGTCCCGGGCGGTGAGTCGGCTCCTTGAGGAACAGCAGATCGGTTTTAAAGGAGTCAACCCCACAAGGCCCGAAGCCGTTGATCAACAGATTAATCAAGCGGTCCGCCGGGAAATGGAGAAAACCTTTAGTCCTGAGTTTCGAAACCGGATCAGTGATTTTGTCGTATTTCAACCCCTCAGGGAGGAGGATTTATTCGGAGTGTTGGAAAAAATCCTCAAAAAAAGCTATGAACGGTTTGCGGAAAAGGGGTTCGCCGTGAATTTGACCCCCCGGATGAAACGATTTTTAGTGTGTGAGGAAAACAATCCCGAAATGGGTGCCCGGCCGCTCCTCAATCGGGTGGAACGTTTTATAGATGGAAAGATTGCCGAATTGTATTCTCTGGGAGAAATTAAAATGGGAGATTATATCGTAGCAGATTTCCAGGGGAATGAGGAGGTAATTTTCCGTCGTGCGGAACGGGTGTCCATTACCGTTCAGGCCAATTTTTCAACCCTGGGAAAAACGACCCCAACCCCTTTAGATGATCCCCCCCCCTGA
- a CDS encoding tetratricopeptide repeat protein, protein MNFGISGMLMAILLVAGNGCEFSPQRHLSLAEKRMDQGDYLGAAREYEKLVEEFPKSRLTGEAYYWLGVLYFHYLDDPDHSLEAFGFLVNQFPDHKRVSSALFSMGELYERRLQETQSAITTYQRLVNDTQDPVFSKKAHLRIAEIYFDRGELAQARTEWEAFIRNHPEGDQVDEALFRIAGTYFIEDKFGDAFDRYQQLVQKYPDSSYRLEARFKMANCLAETQRHVEALEIYKELLESYPNRPVLELRIRETRDKATRERS, encoded by the coding sequence ATGAACTTTGGAATTTCCGGGATGCTGATGGCGATACTCCTGGTTGCGGGAAACGGCTGTGAATTTTCCCCCCAACGGCATTTGAGTCTCGCCGAGAAGCGCATGGACCAAGGAGATTATTTGGGAGCCGCTCGAGAGTATGAAAAGTTGGTTGAGGAGTTTCCCAAAAGCCGACTCACCGGGGAGGCCTATTATTGGTTGGGGGTCCTTTATTTTCACTATTTGGATGACCCGGATCATAGTTTGGAGGCTTTTGGGTTTTTGGTGAACCAATTTCCCGATCATAAACGGGTTTCCTCTGCTCTTTTTTCTATGGGAGAGTTGTACGAACGGCGACTCCAGGAAACCCAAAGTGCCATTACCACCTATCAACGTTTAGTGAATGATACGCAGGATCCCGTTTTTTCAAAAAAGGCCCATCTTCGGATTGCGGAGATTTATTTTGATAGGGGAGAGTTGGCACAAGCCCGAACCGAGTGGGAGGCCTTTATTCGAAATCATCCCGAGGGGGATCAAGTAGATGAAGCCCTCTTTCGGATTGCAGGAACCTATTTTATAGAAGACAAATTTGGAGACGCTTTTGATCGTTATCAACAATTGGTTCAAAAATATCCGGATAGTTCTTACAGGCTGGAGGCCAGATTTAAAATGGCCAATTGTCTGGCGGAAACCCAGCGGCACGTTGAGGCCTTAGAAATCTATAAAGAACTTTTGGAATCCTACCCGAATCGCCCGGTTCTCGAGTTACGGATCCGGGAGACACGAGACAAAGCCACCCGCGAACGATCCTGA
- the gyrA gene encoding DNA gyrase subunit A — protein sequence MPVEERVEQIHLEDEMKSAYLDYAMSVIVGRALPDVRDGLKPVHRRILYAMFREGLLSSRRYSKCAGVVGEVIKKYHPHGDAAVYDALVRMAQNFNMRYLLVDGQGNFGSVDGDPPAAYRYTEARLTRLAEELLADIDMETVNFSPNFDEVTEEPVVLPTRIPNLLINGSSGIAVGMATNIPPNNLGEIIDGLIMMIDTPDVSLENLMEKIKGPDFPTAGAIHGTQGILDAYKTGRGIIQMRARAFIESNPKNDRESIIVTELPYQVNKARLIERMAELVRDKKVEGISDLRDESDRDGMRIVLELKKGEIATIILNQLFKLTQLQSTFGVIMLALVNNQPKVLSLREMLFHFIEHRREVVVRRTQFELRKAEERAHILEGLKVALDHLDEVITLIRQSQSPEEARVGLITRFGLTAIQAQAILDMRLQRLTGLERQKLVDEYQQTLERIGYLQSVLGNEALVLKIIKDELTEVRERYSDPRKTEILPETEEISLEDLITPEEAVITVSHTGYIKRNPVSIYRSQRRGGKGKIAMGVKEQDFVEHLFIASTRDYLLFFTEIGRVYWLKVHQIPEAGRMAKGKAIVNLLQLSPGDGVSAILPVSEFREDCFVVMGTRQGVIKKTSLEAYSNPRNGGIIAISLDEGDRLVGARIIQGNQDILMGTRKGLAIRFHESDVRSIGRSGRGVRGITLGKGDEVVGMETISEDATSSILTVTERGFGKRTELEEYRVQGRGGKGIITIKTTSRNGNVVSLFQVNQEDEIMLMTSEGMILRLQMEGLRVIGRNTQGVKLIGIAETDRVVGTAMLAEKVEEEGSSEEPGGVE from the coding sequence GTGCCAGTAGAAGAACGAGTAGAACAGATCCACCTTGAAGATGAAATGAAATCTGCCTACCTCGATTATGCCATGAGCGTGATTGTGGGACGGGCCCTGCCTGATGTCCGTGATGGACTCAAACCGGTTCATCGACGGATTCTCTATGCCATGTTTCGAGAGGGTCTTCTATCCAGCCGTCGATATTCCAAGTGCGCGGGGGTGGTGGGAGAGGTCATAAAAAAATACCATCCCCATGGGGATGCTGCTGTTTATGACGCACTGGTCCGAATGGCCCAGAATTTCAACATGCGATACCTCCTTGTGGATGGTCAAGGTAATTTTGGGTCGGTGGACGGTGATCCTCCCGCCGCCTATCGGTATACGGAAGCGCGATTGACCCGTTTGGCGGAAGAGTTATTGGCGGACATCGATATGGAAACCGTTAATTTTTCCCCTAATTTTGATGAAGTGACGGAAGAACCGGTGGTGCTCCCCACGCGGATTCCCAACCTTTTGATAAACGGGTCTTCAGGGATTGCGGTGGGGATGGCGACCAACATTCCCCCGAATAACCTTGGAGAAATCATCGATGGGCTCATCATGATGATCGACACGCCCGATGTTTCCCTGGAGAATTTGATGGAAAAGATTAAAGGTCCTGATTTTCCAACCGCGGGGGCCATTCATGGAACCCAGGGTATCCTGGATGCCTACAAAACCGGACGGGGGATTATTCAAATGCGTGCCCGTGCCTTTATTGAGAGCAACCCCAAAAATGACCGGGAAAGCATTATCGTGACGGAACTTCCCTACCAGGTCAATAAAGCAAGACTCATTGAACGGATGGCGGAGTTGGTTCGGGATAAAAAAGTAGAAGGCATTTCAGACTTAAGAGATGAATCCGATCGGGATGGCATGCGGATTGTTTTAGAGCTTAAAAAAGGGGAGATTGCGACCATTATCTTAAACCAACTTTTCAAGCTGACCCAACTCCAGTCCACTTTCGGGGTCATCATGCTGGCCTTGGTTAATAATCAGCCTAAAGTCCTTTCCCTTCGGGAAATGTTATTCCACTTTATTGAACACCGGCGGGAGGTGGTGGTTCGTCGGACCCAATTTGAGCTTCGAAAAGCGGAGGAACGAGCCCATATCCTTGAGGGCCTCAAGGTGGCCTTGGATCATTTGGATGAAGTCATTACCTTAATCCGACAGTCCCAATCCCCCGAGGAGGCAAGGGTAGGGTTGATCACCCGTTTTGGGTTAACGGCCATCCAGGCTCAAGCCATTTTGGATATGCGGCTGCAAAGGTTAACTGGGTTGGAGCGCCAAAAACTGGTGGATGAATATCAGCAGACCTTAGAGCGTATCGGTTATCTTCAATCGGTTTTAGGAAATGAAGCATTGGTCCTAAAGATCATCAAGGATGAACTCACCGAGGTGCGGGAACGCTACAGCGATCCCCGGAAAACCGAAATTCTTCCCGAAACAGAAGAGATCAGTCTGGAAGATTTAATTACCCCTGAAGAGGCAGTCATCACGGTTTCTCACACAGGTTATATCAAAAGGAACCCCGTGAGTATTTATCGGAGCCAGCGACGTGGCGGTAAAGGAAAAATCGCCATGGGTGTGAAAGAACAAGATTTTGTGGAACATCTTTTTATCGCCTCAACCCGGGACTATCTTTTGTTTTTTACGGAAATCGGCAGAGTGTATTGGCTCAAGGTTCATCAAATTCCTGAGGCAGGTAGAATGGCCAAAGGAAAAGCCATTGTGAATCTTCTTCAGTTATCCCCCGGGGACGGGGTTTCCGCCATCCTTCCGGTTTCAGAGTTCAGAGAGGATTGCTTTGTGGTGATGGGAACACGACAGGGAGTCATTAAAAAAACAAGTCTGGAAGCCTACAGTAACCCTCGAAACGGGGGGATCATTGCCATCAGTTTAGATGAAGGGGACCGCTTGGTTGGCGCTCGGATTATTCAAGGGAATCAGGATATTTTGATGGGCACCCGAAAGGGTTTGGCCATTCGTTTTCATGAGAGCGATGTTCGCTCCATTGGCCGTTCGGGACGTGGGGTTCGAGGCATTACCCTGGGGAAAGGGGATGAGGTGGTTGGAATGGAGACCATCAGTGAAGATGCAACCTCCTCCATATTAACGGTGACGGAGCGGGGTTTTGGAAAAAGAACCGAGCTGGAGGAATACCGTGTGCAAGGCCGCGGAGGAAAAGGAATTATTACGATTAAAACCACATCCCGAAATGGAAATGTGGTTTCTCTATTTCAGGTCAACCAGGAGGATGAAATTATGCTCATGACTTCGGAGGGGATGATTTTGAGACTCCAAATGGAAGGGCTTCGTGTCATCGGCCGAAATACTCAAGGGGTAAAGTTGATTGGAATAGCGGAAACGGATCGTGTGGTGGGTACCGCCATGTTGGCGGAAAAAGTCGAAGAGGAGGGTTCATCTGAGGAGCCGGGCGGGGTGGAATAA
- the gyrB gene encoding DNA topoisomerase (ATP-hydrolyzing) subunit B → MGDQYNAEKIKVLEGLEAVRKRPAMYIGSTGIDGLHHLVYEVVDNSIDESMAGFCDSIEITLHVDCSATVNDNGRGIPTGIHSTQKRSAAEVVLTVLHSGGKFDHEAYKVSGGLHGVGISVVNALSEWLEMEIRQEGSVFEQRYERGHPMASLAITGKTKKRGTKITFKPDSQIFEEMEFNFDTLARRFRELAFLNKGLTITLTDERTEKEQVFQYKGGILSFVEHLNENKNPLHKPIYISREKNGLMLEVALQYNDGYAENIFSFANNINTREGGTHMVGLKAALTRTVNSYGTSANIIKDPKESLSGEDVREGLTAVISVKLPNPQFEGQTKTKLGNSEAKGLVEAAINEALGEFFEENPPIAKKIIEKTLNAYRAREAARKAKDLIRRKNALDGSNLPGKLADCSEKDPDHSEIFLVEGDSAGGSAKQGRDRRYQAILPLKGKILNVEKARFDKMISSEEIRTLITALGTGIGVGDFDIKKARYHRIIIMTDADVDGSHIRTLLLTFFYRQMPQMIENGYIYIAQPPLFKVKKGKKEAYIKDETAMRNYLMDLVVDEVSLLVEGASEGISGPPLKALLEKLVRFETILSHFDRKQVQGKVLRACLSHQLLEKEIFRDHRKVTLLGDGIREYFRNQYPNDGCDLEMERDEEHQGHQIQCTLHRNGVVTRTLINQELVSSPEFKELALLSPLVLGLGKPPYRLREHEAEGEGKSAKRSKQAGEERSFVTTQEILAAVLEIGKRGLMIQRYKGLGEMNPDQLWETTMNPETRHTLQVTLEDIVVADEIFTILMGDVVESRRDFIQKHALEVRNLDI, encoded by the coding sequence ATGGGCGACCAGTATAATGCCGAAAAAATAAAAGTCCTGGAAGGTTTAGAGGCCGTTCGAAAGCGACCGGCGATGTATATTGGGAGTACCGGAATCGATGGGTTGCACCATTTGGTTTATGAAGTGGTGGATAACAGTATCGATGAATCCATGGCTGGATTTTGTGATTCCATTGAAATTACCCTCCATGTGGATTGCAGTGCAACGGTGAATGATAATGGAAGGGGGATTCCAACAGGAATTCATTCCACCCAAAAACGATCCGCTGCGGAGGTGGTCCTAACGGTGTTACACTCGGGCGGAAAATTTGACCATGAGGCCTACAAGGTATCCGGAGGGCTTCATGGCGTGGGTATTTCGGTGGTCAATGCGCTCTCTGAATGGTTGGAAATGGAAATTCGCCAAGAGGGGTCTGTTTTTGAACAGCGATACGAACGAGGTCACCCCATGGCGTCTCTTGCCATCACAGGAAAAACAAAAAAGCGGGGCACCAAAATTACCTTTAAACCGGATTCTCAAATTTTTGAGGAAATGGAATTTAATTTTGATACCCTGGCGCGGCGATTTCGGGAGTTGGCGTTTCTCAACAAAGGGCTTACCATTACCCTAACAGATGAACGTACGGAGAAGGAGCAGGTTTTTCAATATAAAGGCGGAATTTTATCTTTCGTGGAGCATCTTAACGAAAATAAAAACCCCCTCCATAAACCCATTTATATTTCTCGGGAAAAAAATGGACTCATGCTCGAAGTTGCACTTCAATATAATGACGGCTATGCAGAAAATATTTTCTCCTTTGCCAATAATATTAATACCCGGGAGGGGGGAACCCATATGGTTGGCCTCAAAGCGGCCCTCACCCGGACGGTTAACAGTTATGGAACCTCCGCCAATATTATTAAAGACCCCAAGGAGTCCCTAAGCGGGGAAGATGTTCGGGAAGGTTTAACGGCGGTGATTAGTGTGAAATTACCCAACCCGCAGTTTGAAGGACAAACGAAAACCAAACTGGGTAATAGCGAGGCAAAAGGACTGGTTGAAGCCGCCATTAACGAAGCGCTGGGAGAGTTTTTTGAGGAAAATCCGCCCATTGCAAAAAAGATTATTGAAAAAACACTCAATGCCTATCGGGCCCGGGAAGCAGCCAGAAAAGCCAAAGACCTTATCCGACGGAAAAATGCACTGGATGGCAGTAATCTTCCCGGTAAGCTTGCGGATTGCTCGGAAAAAGATCCTGACCACAGCGAAATTTTTTTAGTGGAAGGGGACTCCGCCGGGGGGTCCGCCAAGCAAGGACGGGACCGGCGGTATCAAGCCATTCTCCCCTTGAAGGGAAAAATTTTAAACGTTGAAAAAGCCCGTTTTGATAAGATGATTTCCAGTGAAGAAATTCGAACCTTAATCACTGCCTTGGGGACAGGCATTGGGGTGGGTGATTTTGATATCAAAAAGGCCCGTTATCACCGGATCATTATTATGACCGATGCGGATGTGGATGGATCCCACATTCGCACCTTGCTGCTTACCTTTTTTTATCGGCAAATGCCTCAGATGATTGAAAATGGTTACATTTATATTGCCCAACCACCCTTGTTTAAAGTTAAGAAAGGGAAAAAAGAAGCTTACATTAAAGATGAAACCGCAATGAGAAATTATCTGATGGATCTGGTGGTGGATGAGGTATCCCTGCTGGTGGAGGGGGCCTCTGAAGGCATTTCCGGCCCACCCCTCAAGGCACTATTGGAAAAACTGGTCAGGTTTGAAACCATTTTGAGCCATTTTGACAGAAAGCAGGTTCAGGGAAAAGTCCTCAGAGCCTGTTTGTCCCATCAGCTTTTGGAAAAAGAGATCTTCCGAGACCACCGCAAGGTGACCCTCTTAGGGGATGGAATCCGGGAATATTTTCGCAATCAGTATCCTAATGATGGATGTGATCTTGAAATGGAACGGGATGAGGAGCATCAAGGGCATCAGATACAGTGTACCCTTCATCGCAATGGGGTGGTAACCCGAACGCTCATCAATCAGGAATTGGTGAGCTCCCCAGAATTTAAGGAACTGGCCCTTTTGTCTCCCCTTGTTTTGGGATTGGGAAAGCCTCCCTATCGACTGAGGGAGCATGAAGCGGAAGGGGAGGGAAAATCGGCCAAGCGGTCTAAGCAAGCGGGAGAGGAGAGATCTTTTGTTACCACACAGGAAATACTTGCTGCCGTTTTAGAAATCGGGAAACGGGGACTGATGATTCAGCGGTACAAAGGTTTAGGGGAAATGAATCCGGATCAGTTGTGGGAAACCACCATGAACCCTGAAACACGCCACACGCTCCAAGTCACCCTTGAGGATATCGTGGTTGCAGATGAAATTTTTACCATCCTTATGGGAGATGTCGTGGAGTCCCGTCGAGATTTTATCCAGAAGCATGCCCTTGAAGTACGAAATCTGGATATTTAA
- the dnaN gene encoding DNA polymerase III subunit beta, whose product MELTIERGVLLSGLQRVQGIVEKRNTMPILSNLLMEAEEGKLRLFATDLEIGLKGEYPATVKKAGAVSISARKFLDIIRELPETQIEISSQDNHWIEITAASSKFRMAGLSPEEFPPIPNPEKEVLLTVPRKPFLEGIEKVVFAVGDNDARHILNGVLLNIKQEGRGGYTLRLVGTDGHRLAKVERKLTLEGGNTTGPPEHNLVISKKAILEIKKLLEEDDQEPVMGLSENQIVLKKGNLLFITRLMEGSFPNYEQVIPRNNKNKMALEKKTLEGALKRVSIFAREKTNAIRLTVQPNRLGLLSNNPDVGEAQEEVKAEYKGEEIVAGFNARYLLDAISVIKSETVFLHFDDAFSPCMVTDETDSQFLCVVMPMRI is encoded by the coding sequence ATGGAACTCACAATCGAAAGAGGGGTCCTGTTGTCCGGGCTACAAAGAGTTCAGGGTATCGTGGAAAAAAGAAATACGATGCCGATTCTCTCAAACCTTCTGATGGAAGCGGAAGAAGGAAAGTTAAGGCTTTTTGCAACTGACCTAGAAATCGGGTTAAAGGGAGAATATCCCGCCACGGTGAAGAAAGCGGGGGCGGTTTCCATCTCAGCCCGAAAATTTTTGGATATTATTCGGGAACTGCCTGAGACGCAGATTGAAATTTCATCACAAGATAACCATTGGATAGAAATAACCGCGGCATCTTCAAAGTTTCGAATGGCGGGCCTTTCTCCTGAGGAATTCCCCCCAATTCCCAATCCGGAGAAAGAAGTGCTGTTGACGGTTCCCCGGAAACCTTTTCTGGAGGGGATTGAAAAGGTTGTTTTTGCGGTAGGAGACAATGACGCCCGCCATATTCTCAACGGAGTTCTTTTAAACATCAAGCAAGAGGGAAGAGGGGGATATACGTTACGCCTGGTGGGAACCGATGGGCACCGTTTGGCCAAAGTGGAGAGAAAGCTGACCCTGGAAGGGGGAAATACGACGGGTCCCCCGGAACATAACTTGGTCATTTCAAAGAAGGCGATCTTGGAGATCAAAAAGCTGCTGGAGGAAGACGACCAAGAGCCCGTTATGGGACTTTCGGAAAACCAAATCGTTTTGAAAAAAGGCAATTTACTTTTTATCACCCGTTTAATGGAAGGCAGTTTCCCCAACTATGAACAGGTGATTCCTAGAAACAACAAAAATAAAATGGCCCTGGAAAAGAAAACCCTGGAAGGGGCTTTGAAAAGGGTATCCATTTTTGCCCGGGAGAAAACCAATGCCATTCGGTTGACGGTTCAACCCAATCGCTTGGGACTCTTATCCAACAACCCTGATGTAGGGGAAGCTCAGGAGGAAGTAAAGGCGGAGTATAAGGGGGAGGAAATTGTGGCCGGATTTAACGCCCGTTATCTCTTAGACGCCATCTCTGTCATAAAGAGTGAGACTGTTTTCTTGCATTTTGATGATGCTTTTAGCCCATGTATGGTGACGGATGAAACCGACTCCCAATTTCTTTGTGTCGTTATGCCGATGAGAATATAG